One Cucumis sativus cultivar 9930 chromosome 1, Cucumber_9930_V3, whole genome shotgun sequence DNA segment encodes these proteins:
- the LOC101203547 gene encoding PLASMODESMATA CALLOSE-BINDING PROTEIN 3-like isoform X1, translating into MAFLHLSLLLLAAMAGHSSATWCVCKNGVSDATLQKALDYACGAGADCSLIRQNAACFLPNTVRAHCSYAVNSYFQKKGQTQGSCDFAGVAAISTTDPSAAGCSYPSSAGCYFRGNGGGVTPVTTTPTPPGATTVPGMTSPVTRPPPSSMTPTTTNNPLPNTASPTGVLGGAGTGVNPTGTGTTADESHGGIRLQRHIFFSISIVLLFSFLLIC; encoded by the exons ATGGCTTTTCTGCATCTCTCATTGCTGCTTCTGGCCGCCATGGCTGGCCATTCAA GTGCAACATGGTGTGTCTGCAAGAATGGGGTGAGCGATGCGACGCTGCAGAAGGCGCTGGACTACGCATGCGGGGCGGGGGCTGACTGCAGCCTCATTCGACAAAATGCAGCCTGTTTCCTTCCCAATACAGTGAGGGCTCACTGTTCTTACGCTGTAAATAGCTATTTCCAAAAGAAAGGCCAAACTCAAGGCTCTTGTGATTTTGCTGGTGTTGCTGCTATCTCCACTACTGACCCTA GTGCTGCTGGCTGTTCCTACCCTTCAAGCGCCGG ATGTTATTTCAGGGGCAATGGTGGCGGAGTAACTCCAGTGACGACAACTCCAACACCACCTGGAGCAACAACAGTTCCCGGAATGACGTCGCCTGTCACGAGACCACCACCATCGTCGATGACACCCACAACTACAAATAACCCCCTTCCCAACACTGCATCCCCCACCGGAGTTTTGGGTGGCGCTGGCACGGGTGTCAACCCCACTGGAACAGGCACCACCGCCGACGAGAGCCATGGTGGAATCCGCCTCCAACGTCATATATTCTTCTCCATCTCAATCGTCCTTTTATTTAGCTTCTTGCTAATTTGTTGA
- the LOC101222457 gene encoding DExH-box ATP-dependent RNA helicase DExH14 yields MLFQIPRLTSSLREPFDVDQAYLHRKLLLQNHKPTHSVPPGESELARKIVYQWDEASFEIRQAYKQFIAGVVGLVDREVPSEELGEVALTIYCLFGEKKEENDLDCAAKNMEELQKIIGNTISDARLQKVISLAQKLFILQPRDHATALMAEKHVNKGDSNVEFGADLAFREPNRFLVDVSLENSDLLDMGSTAPTFYDREHVHDDSINFDLPNEKGKLNLSWLRDACGEITKKSTSQLSLDELAMAICRVLHSEKPGEEIAGDLLDLVGDGAFEFVQDLISHRRELVDDIHHGLTIIKTEKTNSSSQSRMPSYGTQVTVQTESERQIDKLRRKEEKKNKRGIEYGSESDFSAISFSSLVQASQRKSPFDDLIGSGEGTNSLTVSALPQGTQRKHFKGYEEVIIPAIPAAQMKPGEKLIEIKELDDFAQAAFRGFKYLNRIQSRIFDTVYNTNENILVCAPTGAGKTNIAMISILHEISQHFKDGYLHKDEFKIVYVAPMKALAAEVTSTFSHRLSPLNVTVRELTGDMQLSKNELEETQMIVTTPEKWDVITRKSSDMSLSMLVKLLIIDEVHLLNDDRGPVIEALVARTLRQVESTQTMIRIVGLSATLPNYLEVAQFLRVNPGTGLFFFDSSYRPVPLAQQYIGISEHNFAARNELLNEICYKKIVDALKHGHQAMVFVHSRKDTAKTAEKLVEIGRKYDDLELFKNDAHPQFGIIKKEVIKSRNKDLVELFNFGVGVHHAGMLRSDRGLTERLFSDGLLKVLVCTATLAWGVNLPAHTVVIKGTQLYDPKAGGWRDLGMLDVMQIFGRAGRPQFDKSGEGIIITSHDKLAHYLRLLTSQLPIESQFIGSLKDNLNAEVALGTVTNVKEACAWLGYTYLFIRMRLNPLAYGIGWDEVMADPSLSSKQRALITDAARALDKSKMMRFDEKSGNFYCTELGRIASHFYIQYSSVETYNEMLRRHMNDSEIIDMVAHSSEFENIVVRDEEQSELEMSIRTSCPLEVKGGPSNKHGKISILIQLYISRGSIDTFSLVSDAAYISASLARIMRALFEICLRRGWCEMTLFMLEYCKAVDRRIWPHQHPLRQFDKDLSSDILRKLEEREADLDRLQEMQEKDIGALIRYAPGGRLVKQYLGYFPLIQLSATVSPITRTVLKVEVLITAEFIWKDRFHGGSQRWWILVEDNENDHIYHSELFTLAKKKAREPQRLSFTVPIFEPHPPQYYIHAVSDSWLQAEAFYTISFQNLALPESHTSHTELLDLKPLPITALGNRSYESLYKFSHFNPIQTQIFHVLYHSDDNILLGAPTGSGKTISAELAMLRLFNTQPDMKVVYIAPLKAIVRERMNDWKNCLVSRLSKKMVEMTGDYTPDLMALLSADIIISTPEKWDGISRNWHSRSYVTKVGLMILDEIHLLGADRGPILEVIVSRMRYISSQTERKVRFVGLSTALANASDLGDWLGVGENGLFNFKPSVRPVPLEVHIQGYPGKFYCPRMNSMNKPTYAAICTHSPTKPVLIFVSSRRQTRLTALDLIQFAASDEHPRQFLNMPEEELQMILCQVIDQNLRHTLQFGIGLHHAGLNDGDRSMVEELFANNKIQVLVCTSTLAWGVNLPAHLVIIKGTEYYDGKSKRYVDFPITDILQMMGRAGRPQYDQHGKAVILVHEPRKSFYKKFLYEPFPVESSLKEQLHDHINAEIVSGTICHKEDAVHYLSWTYLFRRLMVNPAYYGLDSMEPEILSSYLSRLVQSTFEDLEDSGCIKMEEDSVEPMMLGSIASQYYLSYITLSMFGSNIGPDTSLEVFLHILSAASEYDELPVRHNEENYNGALSERVRYKVDKDRLDDPHVKANLLLQAHFSQLELPISDYITDLKSVLDQSIRIIQAMIDICANSGWLSSSITCMRLLQMVMQGLWFDVDSALWMIPCMNDDLASSLKKSGYLTLQQLLDLPKTALQNLIGNFPASKLTQDLQIFPRVQMKIKLLRKDDDAEKAPSLNIRLEKISSRKNRTRAYAPRFPKIKDEAWWLVLGNTSTSELYALKRVSFSDRLVTTMQLPPKRNDFQEMKLILVSDCYLGYEQEYSIKELLN; encoded by the exons ATGTTGTTTCAGATTCCCCGATTGACCAGCTCCCTCAGGGAGCCATTCGATGTCGACCAGGCGTATCTCCATCGCAAGCTTCTTCTTCAGAACCACAAACCGACCCA CTCCGTACCTCCGGGCGAGTCAGAGCTAGCGCGGAAGATAGTTTATCAATGGGACGAAG CATCCTTTGAAATTCGACAAGCCTATAAGCAGTTCATTGCGGGAGTTGTTGGGTTGGTGGACAGAGAAGTACCATCCGAGGAGCTTGGTGAGGTAGCACTGACTATTTATTGCCTTTTTGgcgagaaaaaagaagaaaatgatctCGACTGTGCTGCTAAAAACAT GGAAGAATTGCAAAAGATTATTGGCAATACAATTTCAGATGCTAGGCTGCAGAAAGTTATTTCTCTAGCTCAGAAACTATTTATTTTGCAGCCAAGGGACCATGCAACTGCATTGATGGCAGAGAAGCATGTTAACAAGGGTGACTCCAATGTAGAGTTTGGTGCTGATCTAGCTTTTAGAGAACCTAATAGGTTTCTGGTGGACGTGTCTCTGGAAAATTCAGATTTACTGGACATGGGTAGTACTGCACCTACATTTTATGACAGAGAACATGTGCATGACGATTCCATAAACTTTGATCTCCctaatgaaaaaggaaagttaaatttgagttGGTTGAGGGATGCATGTGGcgagataacaaaaaaaagtacctCACAACTTTCTCTTGATGAACTTGCAATGGCCATTTGCCGAGTCCTTCATTCAGAAAAACCTGGCGAGGAG ATAGCTGGAGATCTGTTGGATCTTGTTGGTGATGGAGCATTTGAGTTTGTTCAAGATCTTATTTCA CACCGAAGGGAACTTGTTGATGATATTCATCACggattaacaataataaaaactgAGAAAACAAATTCAAGCTCACAATCACGAATGCCTAGCTATGGAACTCAG gTTACCGTTCAAACAGAATCAGAGAGACAAATTGATAAGCTTCGACGTaaggaggaaaagaaaaataaacgaGGAATTGAATATGGTTCTGAAAGTGATTTCTCTGCTATAAGCTTTTCTTCTCTAGTTCAAGCAAGTCAAAGGAAAAGTCCATTTGACGATCTTATTGGATCTGGTGAGGGCACTAACTCCCTTACAGTTAGTGCCCTTCCTCAAGGAACACAAAGGAAGCATTTTAAGGGATATGAGGAGGTAATTATCCCTGCAATCCCAGCAGCGCAAATGAAACCTGGAGAAAAGCTG ATTGAAATAAAGGAGTTGGATGATTTTGCTCAAGCTGCCTTTCGCGGATTCAAATACTTAAATCGTATCCAGAGTCGCATTTTTGATACTGTTTATAACACCAATGAGAATATACTA gtCTGCGCTCCAACAGGGGCTGGGAAAACCAATATAGCCATGATCTCCATTCTCCACGAG ATTTCACAGCACTTCAAGGATGGATATTTGCATAAAGATGAATTTAAGATAGTTTATGTTGCTCCTATGAAG GCGTTGGCTGCAGAGGTCACATCTACTTTTAGCCATCGTTTATCACCTTTGAATGTTACTGTAAGAGAACTAACTGGAGACATGCAACTTTCGAAGAATGAACTTGAAGAAACTCAG ATGATAGTGACAACACCTGAGAAATGGGATGTCATTACTCGCAAAAGCAGTGACATGTCACTGTCGATGTTAGTCAAACTCTTAATTATTGATGAGGTACATCTTCTAAATGATGACCGAGGGCCGGTAATTGAGGCACTAGTTGCACGAACTCTTCGTCAG GTGGAGTCAACACAAACAATGATACGTATTGTTGGCCTTTCAGCCACTCTCCCTAATTACTTAGAG GTTGCACAGTTTCTTAGAGTGAATCCAGGAACAGggcttttcttctttgattctAGCTACCGTCCTGTGCCCCTTGCACAACAATATATTGGTATCAGTGAGCATAACTTTGCAGCTCGCAATGAAttgttaaatgaaatatgCTACAAGAAG ATTGTTGATGCATTAAAGCATGGGCATCAAGCAATGGTGTTTGTTCATTCTCGAAAGGACACAGCAAAGACAGCAGAGAAACTG GTCGAAATTGGTCGAAAGTACGATGATCTTGAACTATTTAAGAATGATGCGCACCCGCAATTTGGTATTATCAAG AAAGAAGTCATCAAATCCAGGAATAAAGATCTAGTagaactttttaattttggagttGGCGTGCATCATGCTGGAATGCTACGCTCTGATAGAGGTTTAACTGAAAGGCTCTTTTCTGATGGATTGTTGAAG GTTCTTGTTTGTACAGCCACCTTAGCATGGGGTGTAAATCTACCTGCTCATACAGTTGTTATAAAG GGCACCCAATTGTATGATCCAAAAGCTGGTGGATGGCGAGATTTGGGTATGCTTGATGTCATGCAG ATTTTTGGACGAGCTGGGAGACCTCAGTTCGACAAAAGTGGCGAAGGCATCATAATTACATCGCACGATAAGCTTGCCCATTATTTGCGATTGCTAACAAGTCAGCTCCCCATAGAGAGTCAG TTTATTGGTTCTTTGAAAGATAATTTGAATGCGGAGGTTGCACTGGGTACTGTAACAAATGTGAAAGAAGCTTGTGCCTGGCTTGGATATACATATCTATTTATAAGGATGAGACTAAATCCTCTGGCATATGGCATTGGATGGGATGAG GTCATGGCCGATCCATCTTTAAGTTCAAAACAAAGAGCTCTCATAACGGATGCTGCACGTGCACTTGACAAATCAAAGATGATGCGCTTTGATGAAAAAAGTGGCAACTTTTATTGTACAGAGCTTGGCCGCATTGCCAGCCACTTCTATATTCAGTATTCCAGTGTTGAAACATATAATGAGATGTTGAGACGTCATATGAATGACAGTGAG ATTATTGACATGGTTGCTCATTCTTCtgagtttgaaaatattgttgttcGAGATGAGGAGCAGAGTGAGCTGGAGATGTCAATACGAACATCATGCCCCTTGGAAGTTAAAGGTGGCCCATCAAATAAACATGGAAAAATTTCCATCCTAATTCAG TTGTACATTTCCAGAGGTTCCATTGACACCTTCTCTCTAGTCTCCGATGCTGCTTATATAAGTGCTAGCTTGGCTCGTATTATGCGAGCTctatttgaaatatgtttgaGAAGGGGTTGGTGTGAAATGACTTTGTTCATGTTGGAATACTGCAAAGCTGTTGATCGTCGAATATGGCCACACCAGCATCCTCTAAGACAATTCGACAAGGATCTTTCTTCAGAT ATATTGCGCAAGCTTGAGGAGCGAGAGGCTGACTTGGATCGTCTACAGGAGATGCAGGAAAAAGATATAGGAGCATTGATTCGTTATGCACCTGGTGGAAGA TTGGTTAAGCAGTATTTAGGATATTTTCCACTAATCCAGTTGTCAGCAACTGTCAGTCCAATAACAAGAACCGTCCTAAAG GTTGAGGTGCTCATAACAGCCGAGTTCATATGGAAAGATCGTTTTCATGGTGGTTCTCAACGCTGGTGGATACTAGTTGAG GACAACGAGAATGACCATATCTATCACTCTGAGCTTTTCACTCTAGCAAAGAAGAAGGCTAGAGAGCCTCAAAGGCTTTCATTCACAGTCCCAATATTTGAACCACATCCACCTCAATATTACATTCACGCTGTTTCTGACTCTTGGCTGCAAGCAGAAGCATTTTACACCAtatcttttcaaaacttaGCACTACCGGAG tCCCATACATCACACACTGAGCTCCTAGACTTGAAGCCTCTTCCAATAACTGCTCTTGGTAACAGAAGTTATGAATCCCTGTataaattttcacattttaatCCAATACAAACACAG ATTTTTCATGTGTTGTATCATTCCGATGATAACATTCTGTTGGGTGCTCCCACTGGGAGTGGAAAAACTATATCTGCTGAACTTGCTATGCTTCGTCTCTTCAATACTCAGCCTGATATGAag GTTGTCTACATAGCACCTCTGAAGGCCATTGTTCGTGAAAGAATGAATGACTGGAAAAATTGTCTTGTTTCTCGGCTCAGCAAAAAAATG GTTGAAATGACTGGAGACTATACCCCTGATCTGATGGCACTTTTGTCAGCAGATATTATTATATCAACCCCGGAAAAGTGGGATGGTATTAGTAGAAATTGGCACAGTCGAAGCTATGTTACAAAG GTTGGACTAATGATTCTGGATGAGATCCACTTATTGGGAGCAGATCGAGGTCCCATTCTTGAg GTTATTGTTTCAAGGATGAGATATATATCATCACAGACTGAGCGAAAAGTTAGATTTGTAGGCCTTTCAACTGCTTTAGCGAATGCAAG cGATTTGGGTGACTGGTTAGGTGTGGGAGAAAATGgacttttcaatttcaaaccaAGTGTAAGACCAGTGCCTCTTGAAGTTCATATCCAG GGATACCCTGGAAAGTTCTACTGTCCTAGAATGAACAGTATGAATAAACCAACGTATGCAGCCATCTGCACCCATTCACCAACCAAGCCAGTTCTTATATTTGTCTCATCTCGTCGTCAGACAAGACTCACAGCATTGGACCTTATTCAG TTTGCAGCTTCAGATGAGCATCCAAGGCAATTTCTTAATATGCCCGAAGAAGAGCTTCAAATGATTCTTTGTCAAGTTATTGATCAAAATCTCAGGCACACCTTGCAGTTTGGTATCGGGCTACACCATGCAGGTCTAAATGATGGGGATAGGTCTATGGTTGAGGAACTGTTTgcaaacaacaaaattcag GTATTGGTTTGTACTAGTACATTAGCTTGGGGTGTGAACCTTCCTGCACATCTAGTTATTATCAAG GGAACAGAATATTATGATGGAAAATCAAAGAGATACGTTGACTTTCCAATCACAGATATTCTGCAAATGATGGGTCGTGCAGGTCGACCACAGTATGATCAACATGGAAAAGCAGTTATTCTTGTCCATGAACCCAGAAAGAGCTTTTATAAGAAG TTTTTGTACGAACCATTCCCTGTTGAGAGTAGTCTGAAGGAGCAGTTGCATGACCATATCAATGCTGAGATAGTTTCGGGCACCATTTGTCATAAAGAGGATGCAGTGCACTATCTTAGCTGGACCTATTTGTTTCGTAGGCTG ATGGTAAATCCTGCTTACTATGGGTTGGATAGCATGGAACCTGAAATTCTAAGTTCGTACTTGTCTAg GTTAGTACAAAGCACATTTGAGGATCTTGAGGATAGTGGATGCATAAAGATGGAGGAAGACAGTGTGGAGCCAATGATGTTGGGTTCAATAGCATCTCAGTATTACCTCAGCTACATTACTTTATCAATGTTTGGCTCAAATATAGGTCCAGATACGTCACTTGAA GTATTTTTGCATATCCTTTCTGCTGCTTCTGAATATGATGAACTTCCTGTGCGGCATAATGAG gaAAATTACAATGGTGCTCTATCCGAGAGGGTTCGATATAAGGTGGACAAAGATCGACTTGATGATCCACATGTGAAGGCAAATTTACTTTTACag GCACATTTTTCTCAGTTGGAATTGCCAATCAGTGACTACATTACTGACTTAAAGTCGGTGTTGGATCAGAGTATTCGCATCATTCAGGCTATGATTGATATATGTGCCAACAGTGGATGGTTATCAAGCTCAATTACATGCATGCGTCTATTACAAATGGTCATGCAG GGCTTGTGGTTTGATGTTGATTCGGCATTGTGGATGATACCGTGCATGAATGATGACCTTGCAAGTTCACTTAAAAAATCAGGATATCTAACTCTGCAGCAACTGTTGGATCTTCCCAAGACAGCTTTGCAAAATTTGATTGGAAATTTTCCTGCTTCAAAATTAACTCAG GATTTGCAGATTTTCCCCCGTGTCCAAATGAAGATAAAACTTCTAAGGAAGGACGATGACGCTGAAAAAGCTCCCTCTCTTAACATTAGATTGGAGAAGATAAGTTCGAGAAAAAACAGAACCAGGGCATATGCACCACGGTTTCCCAAG ATAAAAGATGAAGCATGGTGGCTTGTACTTGGTAACACCTCTACGTCGGAACTGTATGCTTTAAAGAGAGTTTCTTTCTCTGATCGCTTGGTCACAACCATGCAGTTACCtccaaaaagaaatgatttcCAG gaaatgaaattgattttggtCTCGGATTGTTATCTTGGCTATGAGCAAGAATACTCCATTAAAGAACTGTTAAATTGA
- the LOC101203547 gene encoding PLASMODESMATA CALLOSE-BINDING PROTEIN 3-like precursor (The RefSeq protein has 1 substitution compared to this genomic sequence) yields MAFLHLSLLLLAAMAGHSSATWCVCKNGVSDATLQKALDYACGAGADCSLIRQNAACFLPNTVRAHCSYAVNSYFQKKGQAQGSCDFAGVAAISTTDPSAAGCSYPSSAGGNGGGVTPVTTTPTPPGATTVPGMTSPVTRPPPSSMTPTTTNNPLPNTASPTGVLGGAGTGVNPTGTGTTADESHGGIRLQRHIFFSISIVLLFSFLLIC; encoded by the exons ATGGCTTTTCTGCATCTCTCATTGCTGCTTCTGGCCGCCATGGCTGGCCATTCAA GTGCAACATGGTGTGTCTGCAAGAATGGGGTGAGCGATGCGACGCTGCAGAAGGCGCTGGACTACGCATGCGGGGCGGGGGCTGACTGCAGCCTCATTCGACAAAATGCAGCCTGTTTCCTTCCCAATACAGTGAGGGCTCACTGTTCTTACGCTGTAAATAGCTATTTCCAAAAGAAAGGCCAAACTCAAGGCTCTTGTGATTTTGCTGGTGTTGCTGCTATCTCCACTACTGACCCTA GTGCTGCTGGCTGTTCCTACCCTTCAAGCGCCGG GGGCAATGGTGGCGGAGTAACTCCAGTGACGACAACTCCAACACCACCTGGAGCAACAACAGTTCCCGGAATGACGTCGCCTGTCACGAGACCACCACCATCGTCGATGACACCCACAACTACAAATAACCCCCTTCCCAACACTGCATCCCCCACCGGAGTTTTGGGTGGCGCTGGCACGGGTGTCAACCCCACTGGAACAGGCACCACCGCCGACGAGAGCCATGGTGGAATCCGCCTCCAACGTCATATATTCTTCTCCATCTCAATCGTCCTTTTATTTAGCTTCTTGCTAATTTGTTGA